GTAGGAGGAGCTCTGCCTTCACTAGAGttctataaaacatccactcaGATTGGCTTCTTCTGCACAGTTGCTGGTTACTGGGGGAACTTGCAGAAAACAAACTGGCCCTATTTATGCCTGGAACACAAATCTCAGAGGTAGATTCTTATCATGCACTATTTCTAAAAAATcattgaatttttatttatgttctaTTTATTGGAGCCTTTCAGAATAAACAGGTCACTGTTACTGTTATTCAGTCTGACCTGCTTCAACTCTGCTACAGGGTATTCCAGCGAATATCACAAATCTCTTCAGAACACCCATTGCCAAGCACTCTAAGGTAAGAGAACTAGCCAGCACGGCCATTTGTACCATTTAGTAACCCAAGTTATGATCAATTATGAAAAGATGTTATGCAATGAAATAATCTAAGAGGGACAATCTGGTACTGTAATCCAACATGTTTCATAAGCTGCTTCTATTGGGTCTGGAATATATTTGggttttttaaattattatttatcatgAGGTTATTTAGGTAACAGGTACAAGCTGATTATGCCACACTTGGTGTTGCACAACTTACTTAAAGCGCCTGTGTGGAGTACAGATTACGTAGAGGTCTAAAACAACACAAGCAAATGGgtgaagacaaaaaaacaaaacatgcagcacaCAAATAAACTGTGCTGTATTCTGACAATACATAAAAGCAATTCCAAACGTTTGGAGTCAGTGTAATAGAGAatagctgctgttgtttttttatccaACCAGATACCAAACCATGTATTGTTTGATATTTTACTCTAATGTATTTTACTATTGTATtcatatatttatgttttaaaacCTATATTACAGTCATTTACACATGTAAATGATTAGTCTTCTATTGTTATCATTTGACAGTTTTCTATGGAAGTGTAACGGCTGGTATTTAACCTGTAACTGTCCGACAACTAAAGTCAGTTAGTTATAAAAAAAAGCCACATGATTTCTTCTGATGAATGTCCAACAGTGACTATTTAGATGTTTTTAGCAGTAAAAATTTCTTGGTGCTTGATGGTTGATCAATATGATTCATTTCTTCAGGTTTGTGCTCAGACGAGCTCAAGGAACACAGATACCAGCATTTCAGGGTTCAGAAATCTTCACCATTGTTGGGTATGGAGTTTCTGATGCGCTGCATTGTGTCGTCTTTTCCAGGAGCTCCAACCACTCATGGCTAATACAGTTCCTCAAACGGGGCAGAAGAAGGAACAGGCCCCTGAGAAGCCTGAGCAGCACCCCCATGCAGGTCCTTCATCCAGGGCCAAGGCGAAGGTGAAACTCGCCCGGCTGGTGTCCTACTTTGCTGGAGACATGGCTCCCTTTGCAGAGTGGATGAAAGGTAAACTAAAACGACAGGACTAACTCCTTCGACCAGGGGTCCACACAATCCTAACCTCACTGAGCGGTAAAgggctttttaataatgaacaATGTTATAATTTATCATTATAAAATTGGAAGACTTAATACTTTAATACTGCACAGAAATAatgatatatattaattgaaCAATACAGCATTACTATAATATCTACTTTGTAGttagtgtgtaattctttagcTAAATATTGAACATAGCAGTTATTGAACAATTCATAgcagttaccaaataattcatagtacttatcaaataattcatagcagttaccgaataattcatagtagtttccGAACTATTCATAGCAGTTACAGAATaatttgtagcagttactgaataattcatagtagtttccGAACAATTCATAGCAGTTACCGAATAATTCGTAGCAGTTACTGCATAATTTGTGGCAGTTACTGCATaatttgtagcagttactgaataattcgtagcagttactgaatatttcatagcagttaccaaataattcacagcagttactgaataattaataatagttagtgaataattcataccaAATATTAAATAGCAGTTACCAAATTATTTGTAACAGTTACCGACTGATTTTGACTCATAAACCACTTAAAACGTTAAAAGTGGACTTAGTGGAAAAAAGTGGCATATTAAAAAAATAGGAGAAAAAAGTAGGACCTGTGTCTTCTTAAATTCTTAAAGTCTGTTGTGACCCGATAACAGCAGGGTGGAGTGATGTCTGAAGTGCTGAGGCCTTTAATAGGTTGTATTACATGTTTTTGTCCTGTTGCTAACCACTTCACTGGCAATGTCCAACACTAAATCACAGGTTGAGATCCCGTGGCCAGTGTATGCTGAGAGTACAATAGGTTTTTTACACCTATCTCAACCTGAAAATACCAACAGCAGACCTGAGTGCCAAGGCAAATGGTACCCAATTAAAATAGCCCATGTCATCAAATGACAAATATTTCCTTTTTAAGTTTAACTTGGTCTGCAAAAACAACTGAGACGCAAAAGTCTGTACAGTTTAAATATGGGAGTCTTCTCTCTTGTAACTATTTAGTTTGTTGGTTGTGCACGTCCTCAGAAATTAGCTCTATGACTAGCTCTAAAACTGATAGTTTTGAACAAAGACTGTGTGACCACGTCCGCTTTGTGTGCTTTGTCCTTGCCACTGCACAGTGACATGTATGCTTGTCAGAACAGCTGGCGCGAGAAATCAGTATTATTTTACAAGGCAGTGTGGAAACCTGCAAAAATAAATGGAAACACATCTGAGACTGTTGTGTCCATGCTTTATGGTCAGTGTTCTCTggtctgccctctagtggaagcCTCCAGTAACACGCATAGCACACAGGCAAGTGTGTGAACAGTTACATACACAATGCAGCCAGTTTTCTAAGCAGACAAACAGCCAAACAGCAAATATATCTGTAGCCTTAAAGACACAGTACCAAAAATAGGAAAATTACTGTTACCATAGCGATACTCTTAAATCCACTAGAATTTTGAGCATATTTGAATCCAATAAATTTCAGCCCCTTTATAAAAGAAGCACTAGGATATGTAGATCCAGATTTTCAGACTCAGATTAAGCATATAATTTGTACCCCTTTAGCCTGTGCTAGGCAtagtgtcaataggttcatgtttgtctgctgcggggagtcctattctattggcagcacttctctacagggactagacaagctgtgtgtgcatttgcacatcagtgtcagcactGCCCTGGGGAGCAAAGGAACTGTGTTTGTGGCagaatgcaaacaaacaaatacagcaACATCTActgtaaagccttccctgacAAGTAGAGGCCATTACTGCAGCAAATGCCctattaatactcttgatttcagaagtgtATAGTACATGTTAGCATAGGAGGCTATAGAGTATATTGACACCATGTATTGCAAGATACTGATCAGTGACAGTTTGACAGCCTGTTCCAAGCGGGCTGTTATAGCCATGTCTGGTGAAGGAATGCTGTTTGTCACCTGCTGTTCAGCAGTCTCGTGTCAGGCCTTGTGACTGACACCCCAGACCAGTCACTGTCTGATAGTGTAAGTATAGGAAGATGTAATCTTTAAAGCCTTTCTAGAGGTGAAGTGTGCTGAGTGTATTTAGTGAGAAGCTGTACAAGTTCAATATTAGCTTTAGCTCTTGGTATTTGGCCTAATCCTATAAAAGCCTAAACAAAGCCCTGGCAGAGGTGGGGTAAGGCAATCGATGTAAACCGGAAAAATCAGTAATGCTGCTTTTTCTCATTTAATTACACTCTTCCTGTACTCATCAGTGAACTCCTGACATCACATCCTCTCCTGGGGACTCTTGTTTGTTTGGGCTTGGATCCACACCCAGGTCCAAAACAATACATGCATGCAGACAAAAAGCCTACAAATGTTTGTAACACTATAATGGGAATGCTTTTATGATGTTCTACAATGTTATGTGTGAAGGGTGATGGGTGAAGGGTGATATAACATGTCCAGGGCTGGGTAGAACACTTGTGTAATGATGGTTGAATTTTTTGTAatactttagtagagctcagtaacactgagatacataactgatcagcacagtgatttatcagtctactcaggctttagtagagctcagtaacactgagataaataactgatcagcacagtgatttatcagtctactcaggctttagtagagctcagtaacactgagataaataactgatcagcacagtgatttatcagtctactcaggctttagtagagctcagtaacactgagataaataactgatcagcacagtgatttatcagtctactcatgctttagcaaaactcagtaacactgagataaataactgatcagcacagtgatgtatcagtctactcaggctttagtagagcttagtaacactgagataaataactgatcagcacagtgatttatcagtctactcaggctttagtagagcttagTAACAccgagataaataactgatcagcacagtgatttatcagtctactcaggctttagcaaaactcagtaacactgagataaataactgatcagcacagtgatgtatcagtctactcaggctttagtagagcttagtaacactgagataaataactgatcagcacagtgatttatcagtctactcaggctttagtagagcttagTAACAccgagataaataactgatcagcacagtgatttatcagtctactcaggctttagcaaaactcagtaacactgagataaataactgatcagcacagtaatttattagtctactcaggctttagcaaaactcagtaacactgagataaataactgatcagcacagtgatgtatcagtctactcagacttcagtagagctcagtaacactgagaaacataactgatcagcacagtgatttatcagtctacttaggttttagtagagctcagtaacactgagacaAATAACTGATCTAgcatattttatacatatatacctatataattctgtcttttttcactttttgacaataGGAATGTGCCCTTAggtcaacatttcatgatgaatgggccagcAGTTAATTCTCCAAAATTACatataaatctttttacattgacttgcaATGAAAGTTGAGAGTTTTCCTTTGTATTTTTGAAGCTACAAGGTTTTGCGTGACAATGATGCTTGCATCACACTGGCACTGATATGACAAGCAGAATTACTAAAATCTGACTTCATGGTTTCACTAAACATCACTCCTAGAGCACGCTACATATTTACTCTgctttttcattatttaatctGAAGATAAGATCATGTCCTTTGTCCTTTTATCAGTGTGGATTAAGAGATACAAATGGATATAATGTAGTGAGTACATCCACTAATCATTGCTAACCAGTAGCACCTGTGTGAAATGTGTTGTGTCCAGGTCAGTTCATCCTCATCCAGATTTTGGACTGGGTGTTGCGAGGGGCAGCGCAAGTCATGTTTGTAAACAACCCCCTTAGTGGACTAATCATCTTCGCCGGACTCATCCTCCAGAGCAGATGGGTGGCTCTCAACGGATTCGTCGGCACCTTATTTGCCACCATCTCTGCCCTCATTTTGAAACAAAATAGGTACTCCTGCACTTCAGGTTAAGGCTGCACTCTCTCTTtgatttcataaagaaccatgtaataGAGATAGAAAGAGGTTCAACCAGGTTTAAAGAAGCTTCACGTGATGTAAAGGTTGTTCTCACACTCATATCTCtataacaaacatggttctttattggAACCAAAAGCAGTTCTCCTATAGCATTACTCaaaaaaaccctttgtagcaaCTTCATGTTTGAGTGTGAGCGATACGGCAAACATTGTGATacatattatactgtatatacactgtatggacaaaagtattaggacacctgctcattcattgtgtcctGTGTGTGGTataacttcccaactcatcccaaaagtactggatggagcaccaccatcattccagagaacacagtccattccactgctccacagctcaatgctgaggggctgaGGGGGACCTGGCatgaggcatggtgccaatagcttcatgttcatctgttctagagagtcctattctattgacaatacttctatagagggactagacaagctgtatgtgtgtatttgcacaactgtgtaaaaaatgGGTGAAAGCTCATTTACAAGGGAAGTCAATAAAcgtttggacatttagtgtaagaTCGTAGCATAATGTGTGGTGCTGTTTATGCAGTTACTACACACTGGAGGCCTTTATTATGATACATGTGTTGTCCAGTGTTCTAGAAATGCTTATGATGTGAGacaaaaaaatgcttttttcaCAATAATCATTCCATATCATCATATCACTCAACTCCACTTAGACTACTGCAGTTATTGTTAGATGAGCTCTGTTCAGTGTTTGGTAAGTGAGGTACAAATGACCCAATGTTCTCAGGGGAGCGATAGCAGCGGGCCTGTATGGATACAATGGAATCCTGGTGGGCCTTCTGATGGCCGTCTTCTCCAACGCGGGCGACTGGTATTGGTGGCTTCTGCTTCCCAACATCTTCATGTCAATGGCATGGTGAGTTTTCTGATGTCTGCACTAACGTGAACTGTGAAACACATGCCTCCACAGTAGCACTCGTGCCTGAGGGCTCCTTTAATGGAGGACAGTGCCCTTCTGCAGGTGGTAGAACAACTATTCAAAGGAGATCATGGTGACATTTCATGACCGCTGATTCATAGTGAAATCTCTTTCGTCAATCAAGGTCAGATGATCTTCACACAGGAAGAATCTACACAGGAATAAAAATGTGAGGAATGTGTCACTGGTCATGCTGAAGGCAAGGTGGCTTTATCAAATGTCAAACCCATAGGTCTGGGTTTGAGAGCAAGCTTGCCCAGGTCAGAGATATTTCAATGAGCTCATTTTACaaactatatagacaaaagtatagggaaacttgctcattgattgtttcttctgaaatcaagggtattcataaaaaaaaaagagtttatcctgcttttgttggaggaactatctctactgtccagggaaggctttttactagattttgtgaagtattgctgtgaggatgtgactGCATCCAGccaaaagagcattagtgaggtcaggaggttgggcgatcaccaccccacctcatccccaaccaatcccaaaagtattgaatggcgcgccattattccagagaagacagttccactgctccacagctcaatgctggggggctttatacccctccagctcacacctggcattagacacggTGCCACTTGGTTTAAGCTTacttgctccagagagttctattatTTTGgcaatctgtgtcagcaatggctgcaacttaaagtagctgaatccaatcattagaaagggtgtccacaaacttttggacatatagtattcCGCTGAGTTTTAATTGcaaaaaaatgactttttaaaagaaaaaaatcaacagAATCAAATGGAGGTCATGTACAGTTAACATCTGTTGTAAAGGAAGGCTATAAATAACAGATTCAGGATTAATGAGATTTCTGAGATCCACCCAACTATTTTTTCATTCACTGGAAAAATAACACTAGCAAACATGATACTCCATTTCCCCCTTGCCTTCAGCATGACCAGTGACACATTCCTCACATTTTTATTCTTGTGTAGATTCATTCTGTCTGAAGACAGAGAAAAACATCTTCACTGGCTCTGTACCACACATACAAATGTGAAAACTGGCCAGCATGTGGCCCGCCAGGCCCACATCGTTGGCTCAAGCTGAGAAGCTCAGAAGCTTGTTCACGGTTGTAAACAATGTGAATATTTCATATCCTGCAGCCCGATACTCTCCAGTGCTCTGGCCTCAATCAACAGCCGCTGGGACCTGCCAGTGTTCACTCTGCCTTTCAACATCCTGGTGTGCCTACACATGGTGGCTACAGGCCACTACAACCTGCACTTCCCTCAGGTTCTGTTCCAGCCACGCACCTCCTTCCCCAACATCACATGGGCCGAGCTGGATTACGCTAAGGTAAGAGTGCTGGTCTGAACATCCCTTTTCTGCTGAGCGGAGATCAGTTTTGTTCTTCGGGTTCTGTAACTTCTGGCTCAAGACATTTCTCACTTTTGTGGTATAGCATgtaaagtatttaaatatatcCTTGACTCCTCAGTCATAAATCAGTTCCTCAAGATATTTCCAAATCACACATTAGTACAAATTTAACCAGCTGTCGCAATAGTTGTGAGTTCAGAGTCACAAAGTTTGACCAAAATATTCATTAATGCTGAATTAGCCCAGGCTGCTGTTTGAAAATACACCAATtggccaaaacattaaaaccatagACAAGTGACATGAATAACACTGCTAATCTTGTTACAGTGGTGCCTGTCAAGTGGTGGGATTTATGCTGTGTATTAGGCAGaatatgaacagtcagttcttgaaggtgatgtgtgttaaaagcaggaaaggtgggcaagcataagaatccaaggcactttgacaagaaccaaactgtgatggctagacgactgggtcagagccaaaacatcaggcaggtcttctggAGTGTtaccggtatgcagtggtcagtacctactaaaagttgtccaagaaaggacaactggtgaactggtgacaaAGTCATGGGCAACtaaagctcattgatgcgatccatggaggccccacctcacaacttacaggacttaaaagatctgctgctaaccaTAGACACGTTCAAAGCTCTTGTGGAGTCCGGGCCTCCATGGACCTCCagagctgtttgggaggcatgggAGAGACCTATACATTATTAGCCATTCTAGGtttcaatgttatggctggtgtaTTGGTGTATCTCAGTTTTGAAGGCACAGTAATGAaaccagcctgtttaattccaggagaatagagagagggagaggaacttTGGGTTGTCTAAGGGCAGCATCCAGTTAGACATGTGATACCACTCTAGAATCTTCTGAACTGATAATAAGATCTCAAGCTTAACACGTTGTTCAGAAGATGCTGGCATTGTGAGCATGGAATTTGAGCAAGCCGGAATTGCCACATTTTCTGAAAGTCAGCGTTTTGAACAAGGCACCAGACTGTGTCAGACCCCACATAAACATGTCAGCACCGGCAAAAACTTCAGCAAATTACTCCATGCTCCATTGTCCAGGTTACTTGAGTACAATTTCCACCTTAGATGATCAGTTtttctgctgttgtgttttccccagctcttccaaTCCATTCCAGTGGGCGTTGGGCAGGTGTATGGATGTGACAATCCTTGGACAGGAGGAATATTCATCATTGCTCTGTTTATTTCTTCACCAATCACTTGTGTGCATGCAGTTATTGGTTCATCTGTTGGTATGGTGTCAGGTAGGTGTCACTTGTAATTTACATAACTGAAATATGGTAGCACGCTATGGTTTGGGGGTTGTGAGTCAAAATCCCCAAGCtatgcagctttgccatcagcagctggggTCTGAGCAGGCACAATTGGGCTTCAAGCATGTCAGCTCTACTTCactttcctttatttatttatcttatccacttcttcatGGTGAGGGTCGTAGTGGGTCCGGACCCTACCTGGAATCACTGAACGCAAAGCAGGAATACACACAGGACCCCAGTCCATCACAGACTAGTGAACTACAACTAAAGGCTGCATCTGTGTTCATGTAACACACTGTATTAATCTCAAACACCTGCCACATTTAAAACCAACTGAAGTCTAAGCACCTTTTTATTTCAGGGTATCCTGGCTGTGATCTTAATAAAGCTGTCCAGTGGTCAGCTGGaaagaataataaaattatgcattaattttatttttatttttttgctacaGAGAAAATATTTCACTTAGAAAATctgattatatatttttatataagatttatagattttttttagattttagtgCTGCTGGTAGTGTTTGAGGTCTGGGGTTGTGGGCTCAATTTCTGGGTGCTCGGGTTACCATCCACCTCTCACACGTGGTAGGTGATTCAGCAATGATGAATTCACCCAAGTGTGAATAAGTGTATGTGGTTACCTGTGTTGGA
This Salminus brasiliensis chromosome 20, fSalBra1.hap2, whole genome shotgun sequence DNA region includes the following protein-coding sequences:
- the slc14a2 gene encoding urea transporter 2 → MPLGIPANITNLFRTPIAKHSKELQPLMANTVPQTGQKKEQAPEKPEQHPHAGPSSRAKAKVKLARLVSYFAGDMAPFAEWMKGQFILIQILDWVLRGAAQVMFVNNPLSGLIIFAGLILQSRWVALNGFVGTLFATISALILKQNRGAIAAGLYGYNGILVGLLMAVFSNAGDWYWWLLLPNIFMSMACPILSSALASINSRWDLPVFTLPFNILVCLHMVATGHYNLHFPQVLFQPRTSFPNITWAELDYAKLFQSIPVGVGQVYGCDNPWTGGIFIIALFISSPITCVHAVIGSSVGMVSGLALASPFEKIYFGLWGYNCVLACIAIGGMFYALTWQAHLLAVACAFFCAYLGSAIANVMATFGLPACTWPFCLSALTFLLITTETKTIYKLPLAKVAYPEKNLIYYLKMKKEERAEKLKKTQLQEKEAQIAKEEDEVKIVIESQQQEQQEPNTEKTATATSDTENPPDYSAVTVGTETSTVELSVL